The nucleotide sequence CGCCTTGCGCCGCACGCAAGTCGGCAGCCTGACCCTCGATGGCGTCGTCACGCTCGACGAGCTGACGGCGCATGCCGCGCCGTTGAGCTTGCTGGCGCCTGTCGATGCCTTGCTGTCGAGTTTCCCCGCCGTCCAGCTGACGGAAGAATTGGCCAAACGTTTCCTCCACGGCCAGCGCATCGCACTGGGCAAGGAAGACGTTGCCGTGCCGGCTGAACCGGGCACGGTGCGCGTGTATCACGATAGCAAGCTGCTGGGCACTGGCCAGTTGCAGGAATACAGCGTCCTGGCACCGGAGCGTTTGATCGCCACGGCGCATCAATAAGTCACAGCAACGTCACATTACCCAGCGACACTCTTTAACCAGTGTCGCTTTTTTAAACAAATCGTCCCCGACTGCGGGAGCCGCCAGCATTTTTAGATAGCGTTGCAACGCAACATGCTATACTACGCGGTTCCGGAAATAGATTAGCATTCGGGTATCTCGTACACCTTGTACGCACTCCGCAGTTTTTCAGTAACTACTACGACCATGTCAAATACAAAACGCGCAATTCGTAATATCGCCATTATCGCCCACGTTGACCACGGCAAAACCACGCTGGTGGATCAGCTGCTGCGCCAGTCCGGCACCTTCCGTGAAAACCAAGCGGTCGACACCCGAGTCATGGACTCGAACGACCTGGAAAAGGAGCGCGGCATTACGATTCTGTCGAAGAACTGCGCTGTTGAGTACGAAGGCACCCACATCAACATCGTCGACACCCCAGGCCACGCCGACTTCGGCGGCGAAGTGGAACGTGTTCTGTCGATGGTTGACTCGGTTCTGCTGCTGATCGATGCACAAGAAGGCCCGATGCCACAAACCCGTTTCGTCACGCGCAAAGCGCTGGCACTGGGTCTGAAGCCTATCGTCATCGTCAACAAGGTCGACCGTCCAGGCGCGCGCCCGGACTGGGCCATCAACCAGACGTTCGAACTGTTCGACAAGCTGGGCGCGACCGACGAACAGCTGGATTTCCCTATCATTTACGCTTCGGGCCTGAACGGCTATGCCGGCCTGACCGAAGACGTGCGCAGCGGCGACATGAAGCCGATGTTTGACGCCATCCTGGAACACGTTCCAGTACGTGACGACAATCCTGAAGGCCCGCTGCAAATGCAGATCACCTCGCTGGATTACTCGTCGTACGTCGGCAAGATCGGCATTGGCCGCGTCAACCGCGGTACCGTCAAGGTCGGCCAGGACGTGCTGGTCATCAATGGCCCAGGCGCCACGCCTATCAAAGGCCGCATCAACCAGGTGCTGAACTTCAAGGGCCTGGAGCGCGTGCTGGTGGACGAAGCTGTTGCCGGCGACATCTGCCTGATCAACGGTATCGACGAAATCGGCATCGGTTCGACCCTGTGCGCAGTCGATACCCCGGACGCGCTGCCTATGCTGACCGTCGACGAGCCGACCCTGACCATGAACTTCATGGTCAACAACTCGCCACTGGCTGGCCGCGAAGGCAAATTCGTCACCAGCCGTCAGCTGCGCGACCGTCTGGACCGCGAACTGAAAGCCAACGTTGCTCTGCGCGTTTCGCCAACCGACGATGACACTATCTTTGAAGTATCGGGCCGCGGCGAGCTGCACCTGACGATTCTGATCGAAAACATGCGTCGCGAAGGCTTCGAGCTGGCCGTGTCGCGTCCACGCGTGGTGTTCAAAATGGTCGATGGCGTGCGCCACGAGCCGTTTGAAAACCTGTCGGTTGACGTTGAAGAAGTCAACCAGGGCGGCGTCATGGAAGAACTGGGCCGTCGTCGTGGCGACCTGCAAAACATGGAATCGGATGGCAAGGGTCGCGTGCGTCTCGAGTACCTGATCCCGGCGCGTGGCCTGATCGGCTTCCAGGGCGAATTCATGACCCTGACCCGCGGTACCGGCTTGATGAGCCACGTATTCCATGAATACGCGCCTGTCGACAACACCCGTGGCGAAATGGCTGGCCGTCGTAACGGCGTGCTGATCTCGCAAGATGACGGCGCTGCTGTTGCCTACGCTATCTGGAAACTGCAAGACCGCGGCCGCATGTTCGTATCGCACAATGACCCAGTCTACGAAGGCATGGTCATCGGTATCCACTCGCGCGACAACGATCTGGTCGTCAATCCGATCAAGGGCAAGCAGCTGACCAACGTGCGTTCGTCGGGTACCGACGAAGCAGTGCGCCTGGTACCGCCAATTCAGATGTCGCTGGAATACGCAGTTGAATTCATCGAGGACGACGAACTGGTGGAAATCACGCCTAAATCGATCCGTCTGCGCAAGCGCTTCCTGAAAGAGCACGAGCGTAAAAAAGCGTCGCGCGACGCGTAATACCTGCGTGAGCATGGATTGACGTCCATGCCGCTTTCGGCCCGCTGCGCCGCATGACTTTAACCGGTGATGCGCGCAGCGGGTTTGTTGTTTCTAGAAGCTGTTATGTTTTGACCTGTTTTTATTGATCCTATGACTACGTCCTCCCTGCCTTCCCGCCGCCTGTCCGTCGCCCCCATGATGGACTGGACCGACCGCCATTGCCGCAAGTTCCACCGCGAAATTACGCGCCACACCTGGCTCTACACCGAGATGGTGACGACGGGTGCGCTGGTGTATGGCGACGTGGAGCGCCATTTGCGCTTCAACGAGGAAGAGCATCCTGTGGCGCTGCAGCTGGGCGGCAGCGATCCGACGGACCTGGCCACCAGCGCGAAACTGGGCCAGCAGTGGGGCTATGACGAAATCAACCTCAATTGCGGCTGCCCGTCCGAGCGCGTGCAGAAGGGCGCGTTTGGCGCCTGCCTGATGGCCGAGCCGCAACTGGTGGCCGACTGCGTGAAAGCCATGCGCGACGTGGTCGATATCGACGTCACCGTGAAGCACCGCATCGGCATCGACGACAGCGAGTCCTACGACTTCGTGCGCGATTTTGTGGGCACCGTGGCCGACGCCGGCTGCAAGACATTTATCGTGCATGCGCGCAATGCCATCCTGAAGGGGCTGAGTCCGAAGGAAAACCGCGAAGTGCCGCCCCTGAAATATGACTATGCCTACCGTTTGAAGCGTGATTTTCCGCAATTCGAGTTCATTATCAATGGCGGCATCAAGACCCTGGACGAAATCGACCTGCATTTGCAGCACCTCGACGGCGTGATGCTGGGTCGCGAGGCCTATCACAACCCGTATGTCATGGCGCAGTTCGACCAGCGCTATTACGGCGACGACACCCCTGTAAAAACACGCGAGCAGGTGCTCGAAGCGATGATTCCCTATATCAGCGCGCAGCTGGAAAAAGAAGCGGGGCGTTTGAAGCTGAACAGCGTCACGCGCCACATGCTGGGCCTGATGCAAAACCTGCCCGGTGCGCGCGGCTTCCGCCAGACTTTGTCGGACTCGAAGAAGCTGGCCTCGGGCGATCCGCGCTTGCTGCTGGAAGCGGCCGCGCGCTTGTCCTTGCCTGCCTGATGCGCGGCGACGGCCACGCCCATGCACGGCAGTTGCATGGCTACCTGCAAGCCGTCACCGCAATGAAGGATGATGGCAGCTTGTTTCTTTGCGCGTATCTGGGGCCCATCGCGCCGCAGTCGGCGTTCGACGCGCTGTGCCGCGTCCTGAAGATACAGCCGGACGGCATGCGCCTGCAGCCGATCGAAAGCATGGTATGCAGTGGCGCCTTGTGCACGCCGCGCCAGTGGCTGCTCGAGCGCCTGCTCCCGATGAGCGAGGCCGACCGGCAGCCGCTCGACGCGCGTTTATATGATGGCTTCGAGGGTGAACTGGCCGAATTGCTTGGTAGCGAGCCCCGCTGGTATCAACTGGTATCATCGGGCCAGCGCAGCCTGGCCGCTCAATTGGGCGCCATCTGGAGCGTCTTTGTCTTTGGCACAGAGTGCCACGCCTATGTGATGCATTGCAGCTGGGACCGCTGAGCCAACTTGTCTATACCGGTGCCTCGGCGCACTGGTATTGTCCGCACTACCCCCTCCTCTGAGTACCTCTTCCGAAACGATGTCATATGGCTATGCCATGTGTTGTAAATGCGCTGTTTCGGCGCACGCCCGCACTGTCGTAGGGCATTTCTAGGGGGCAAGAAACGGCGTTGTTGCCATTTCCCCGAAGAAAGTTAATCAGGCATTTATTCAGGTACATATTGCTTGCTTTGAGGCAAAATTTACACCTATAATTGATTATAGACAAATATTTCTCGTGTGAATGTTTGATGTTGATCTCACATCAACGCTGTCAGAAATTCACTGTGTGGAGCAAATTTGCATTCGCAGTCACTGGCGTTTTCAGGGCTGTTGTAGACCAGGAAGTACCCCAGGCTGCGTGCGGCCGGAGACCGCCAGCATACCAATGGGTAAGGGCGGATACCGGTGTTGCGCAGCCTTCGTCTTGTCGTGCCGGGCAAAAATCCTTATCAATAGTTTCATTTACGAAGAGCCGAAATGAATTTAGCAAAAATGAAGGTTGGTACCCGTCTGGGCCTGGGTTTTGCCCTGGTACTGGTTCTGCTGGTGGCCGTGACCGTTCTCGGCATCGCGCGCATGGCGCAAATCCAGGAACGTCTCGACCACGTGATTAATGTCAATAATGTCGTCACCCGCCTGGTGATCGATATGCGTGGCAACGTCAGCGACCGCGTCACCTCGCTGCGCATTCTCACCCTGATGACTGATGCGAGCGATATGGAGCCGGAAATGGCGCGTATCAAGACGCAGACCAGTACCTATCAGGAAACGCAGAAGAAGCTCGAAGAGAAATTCGCCGTCGAGTCCACTCCTGAAGAAAAAGCCCTGCTGACCTCGATCAAGGAATACGAGGCGGCCGCCATGCCGGCCATCGCCAAGGCATCCGCACTGTGGATGGCCAACGATGCGGAAGGCGCCACGCGCGTGATGATCAAGGAAATCCGCCCGGTACAGAAAAAATGGATGGAAGCGCTGGAGCAACTGGCCGTGCTGGAAGACAAGCTCAATGAGCAGATGCAATCGGACGCCCGCAAGGCCTTCGACAGCGCGCGCCTGTTCATGATCGTTCTCGGCGTGCTGGCCGTGGCGATGGGCGTGGCGGCGGCACTGGTGATCACCCGCGGCCTGCTGAAACAGCTGGGCGGCGAGCCTGACTACACGGCATCGATCGCCGGCAGCATCGCCAATGGCGACCTGTCGATCGGCATCCACACCCAGCCTTCCGATACGTCCAGCCTGCTGGCGGAAATGAAGGAAATGCGCAACAGCCTGGTGGGCATCGTCGGCCAGGTGCGCGTGGGTACGGAAACCATCGGCACGGCGTCGCGCGAAATTGCCGACGGCAATATCGACTTGTCCTCGCGTACGGAAATGCAAGCGAGCGCACTGGAAAAAACGGCGTCGGCCATGGAAGAGCTGACCTCGACCGTGAAACAGAATGCGGACAATGCGCGCGAAGCCAACAAGCTGGCCGCCACCGCATCGGATGTCGCCATCAAGGGCGGCTCCGTGGTGTC is from Janthinobacterium sp. 61 and encodes:
- the typA gene encoding translational GTPase TypA encodes the protein MSNTKRAIRNIAIIAHVDHGKTTLVDQLLRQSGTFRENQAVDTRVMDSNDLEKERGITILSKNCAVEYEGTHINIVDTPGHADFGGEVERVLSMVDSVLLLIDAQEGPMPQTRFVTRKALALGLKPIVIVNKVDRPGARPDWAINQTFELFDKLGATDEQLDFPIIYASGLNGYAGLTEDVRSGDMKPMFDAILEHVPVRDDNPEGPLQMQITSLDYSSYVGKIGIGRVNRGTVKVGQDVLVINGPGATPIKGRINQVLNFKGLERVLVDEAVAGDICLINGIDEIGIGSTLCAVDTPDALPMLTVDEPTLTMNFMVNNSPLAGREGKFVTSRQLRDRLDRELKANVALRVSPTDDDTIFEVSGRGELHLTILIENMRREGFELAVSRPRVVFKMVDGVRHEPFENLSVDVEEVNQGGVMEELGRRRGDLQNMESDGKGRVRLEYLIPARGLIGFQGEFMTLTRGTGLMSHVFHEYAPVDNTRGEMAGRRNGVLISQDDGAAVAYAIWKLQDRGRMFVSHNDPVYEGMVIGIHSRDNDLVVNPIKGKQLTNVRSSGTDEAVRLVPPIQMSLEYAVEFIEDDELVEITPKSIRLRKRFLKEHERKKASRDA
- the dusA gene encoding tRNA dihydrouridine(20/20a) synthase DusA, with the protein product MTTSSLPSRRLSVAPMMDWTDRHCRKFHREITRHTWLYTEMVTTGALVYGDVERHLRFNEEEHPVALQLGGSDPTDLATSAKLGQQWGYDEINLNCGCPSERVQKGAFGACLMAEPQLVADCVKAMRDVVDIDVTVKHRIGIDDSESYDFVRDFVGTVADAGCKTFIVHARNAILKGLSPKENREVPPLKYDYAYRLKRDFPQFEFIINGGIKTLDEIDLHLQHLDGVMLGREAYHNPYVMAQFDQRYYGDDTPVKTREQVLEAMIPYISAQLEKEAGRLKLNSVTRHMLGLMQNLPGARGFRQTLSDSKKLASGDPRLLLEAAARLSLPA
- a CDS encoding methyl-accepting chemotaxis protein, translated to MKVGTRLGLGFALVLVLLVAVTVLGIARMAQIQERLDHVINVNNVVTRLVIDMRGNVSDRVTSLRILTLMTDASDMEPEMARIKTQTSTYQETQKKLEEKFAVESTPEEKALLTSIKEYEAAAMPAIAKASALWMANDAEGATRVMIKEIRPVQKKWMEALEQLAVLEDKLNEQMQSDARKAFDSARLFMIVLGVLAVAMGVAAALVITRGLLKQLGGEPDYTASIAGSIANGDLSIGIHTQPSDTSSLLAEMKEMRNSLVGIVGQVRVGTETIGTASREIADGNIDLSSRTEMQASALEKTASAMEELTSTVKQNADNAREANKLAATASDVAIKGGSVVSQVVDTMSSINESAKKIVDIIGVIDGIAFQTNILALNAAVEAARAGEQGRGFAVVASEVRNLAQRSAGAAKEIKILIDDSAEKTERGTRLVGQAGVTMGEVVDSVRRVTDIMSEIASASQEQSAGIEQVNLSIIEMDGMTQQNAALVEQAAAAAQSLQDQAAELAHVVSIFKLVEGEEKPAAYAPAPVAAAPLAVRKPAPALRPVKSLTRKTEAAAPAAAPAPRKAAGAGSNDEWEEF